The genomic DNA TGGTGACGCCGAGCGAGCACAGCGAGGCGATCGCCGACCTGCTGCCGGACGCGGAGCTGGTACTGGTCCCCGACGCGGGGCACCTGGTGATGCTGGAGCACCCGGAGCTGGTCACCGACCGCCTCGCCGACCTGCTGGCCCGCGCGGGCGCCGTGCCGACAGCGACTACCGTGGACGGCTATGGAAGCACCAGCAGCAGCGCAGGGCCGGGGCCCGGCTGAGCCCTCCGGTCCCTCCTCCGGCCCGTCCGCCGACGCCGCGTCCCCCGACGCCGCGTCCCCCGACGTCGCGTCCGCCGAGGCCGCGTCCCCCGACGTCGAGATCACCGTCACCTCGCCCGAGCAGATGCGGGAACTGGGCCGCAGGCTCGCCAAGCTGCTGCGCGCCGGTGACCTGGTGATGCTCAGCGGGGAGCTGGGCGCGGGCAAGACGACGCTGACCCGCGGTCTCGGCGAGGGGCTCGGCGTGCGGGGCGCCGTCACCTCCCCGACCTTCGTGATCGCCCGCGTGCACCCCTCGCTCGGTGACGGACCGCCGCTCGTCCACGTGGACGCCTACCGGCTCTCCGGGGGTCTCGACGAGATGGAGGACCTCGACCTCGACGTGTCGCTGTCCGACTCGGTGATCGTGGTCGAGTGGGGCGAGGGCAAGGTCGAGGAGCTGACCGAGGACCGGTTGCGGGTCCGGATCGACCGGGCCGTCGGCGACACCACGGACGAGGTGCGGCACGTGACGGTGACCGGCCTCGGTGAGCGGTGGGCCACGGCCGACGTGAGCGTCCTCGCCGGCTGAGCAGCGCAGGCGCTCTTCTCTCCCGCCGGATTTTCCGACAAAGCGTCGGCAAAAGATTGCGTTCCTGGTCTTGCGCGTGGTCACATGGTACTCGGCTCGTAGTTAGGTATGCCTTACTGCGCCCGCCCCCGAGCTTCAGGAGGCGTCCATGTCGTCCGTGTCCCAGGCCCAG from Streptomyces sp. CB09001 includes the following:
- the tsaE gene encoding tRNA (adenosine(37)-N6)-threonylcarbamoyltransferase complex ATPase subunit type 1 TsaE produces the protein MTVTSPEQMRELGRRLAKLLRAGDLVMLSGELGAGKTTLTRGLGEGLGVRGAVTSPTFVIARVHPSLGDGPPLVHVDAYRLSGGLDEMEDLDLDVSLSDSVIVVEWGEGKVEELTEDRLRVRIDRAVGDTTDEVRHVTVTGLGERWATADVSVLAG